In Mastigocladopsis repens PCC 10914, a single window of DNA contains:
- a CDS encoding nSTAND1 domain-containing NTPase → MARYALVIGIAEYQSPSLPRLSKTINDAEAVARLLEEYGDFQSVQRLPQRWNKDKNGYEIGAQKLTGAQLGQELRTFLLEQAAKNEALIYFSGHGFTISDNLGQQKGYLATSDCQIEVVGNEIVEQKYGIPLDSFNELIRDSELSSLVVLLDCCHSGYFFERQLVERTLTAFSSQKDYYLITACRGFERAGVIKSEEYSIFTGAVIQGLATENAGSKGRVSGDRLFDFISSELHGSVQEPLRMGWGRSITLVSYPKSESPTEEIVTFNRENPYRGLYTFETEQSKYFFGREQAVRILISRLVDSRFLAVIGYSGSGKSSLLKAGLLPQLKRDRLPGSSQWEIASLTPGEHPLGKLLEALTRQQQQNKPYVLFIDQFEEVFTLCQDDEERKSFIRLVIEQVNTAERHTRVIIAIRGDFLNRCAEYLDVVALINRVPPTTYMVTPMSLVELEQAIEKPAQLHGVTFEPGLVSLISQDIVGQPGALPLLQYALKELWRVCIEEPESSEPLLTCKGYEEIGGVKGALDKRATLLYQSLTNVDQTFVRRLFMELVQLGEALEVTRRRASWERLQAIADSPQQLQRVVGLLAGSQQRLIITDASTVEVAHEALLSEWKLLNTWIAENRENIRISRILEEDCQEWEDTFHKSDDALLTGARLAVISQWVEKTQPRLTPQEAEFLQKSLAKRDQEIQAELEQEKQLRELAEARQKEAEARAIAEVEKAIAAEDKANAEAARAKEAEARVKYQKQRTGLAITAATLVVFTLGLGLLAQQLQGHKKQREAIASGALISRSELLFAAGTQLESVIASVRALKLLQEIGGGDADALNQLKVVIDGVQERNRIEGHTNSVNGVSFSPKDELIVSGSSDHTLKLWKPNGTPVKTPAPMKHNGSVYTVNFSPNGEYIASASADKTVKLWKKDGTLLTPLTGHNHEVTSANFSPDSKTIISASEDGTVRLWEIDGISPKVALKPPTILKGHNGKVWGAEFSPDRQLIASAADDGIRIWTKNGTFITNLKGHTAAVRYVTFGRNNKTLISVSEDRTIRSWKQQTNPKNWQSELFTKEANKSYIVKHSPNYQFVATAHPDGTINIWQADNGTKISTLRRHKDEILDLSFSPDSKSLATVSSDQTLRIWSLDSQKNTNSTNNNSNLLKKGCDWLADYLTNNDNARKEYRDVSNICQNVKD, encoded by the coding sequence ATGGCACGATACGCACTTGTCATCGGAATTGCTGAGTATCAAAGCCCTTCATTACCGCGTTTGTCAAAGACAATAAATGATGCTGAAGCTGTAGCGCGGTTACTAGAAGAGTATGGAGATTTCCAATCTGTTCAAAGACTACCACAGCGCTGGAACAAAGACAAAAACGGCTATGAAATAGGAGCGCAAAAACTCACTGGCGCTCAACTTGGTCAAGAACTGAGAACATTTTTGCTAGAGCAAGCTGCCAAGAATGAGGCACTGATTTATTTTAGCGGACACGGTTTTACAATTTCGGACAATTTGGGACAACAAAAAGGATATTTGGCAACTTCTGATTGTCAAATTGAAGTTGTGGGGAACGAAATTGTGGAACAAAAATATGGCATTCCCCTCGACAGTTTCAACGAGTTAATCAGGGATTCTGAGTTGAGTAGTTTGGTTGTGCTCCTTGATTGCTGTCATAGCGGCTATTTCTTTGAAAGACAGTTGGTAGAGCGAACCCTAACCGCTTTCAGTTCGCAAAAGGATTATTACTTAATCACAGCTTGTCGCGGCTTTGAACGCGCAGGAGTCATAAAGAGTGAAGAATACAGCATTTTCACAGGAGCAGTTATTCAAGGATTGGCGACGGAAAATGCGGGTAGTAAGGGGAGAGTGAGTGGCGATCGCCTATTCGATTTTATTAGCAGCGAACTTCACGGTTCTGTACAAGAACCGCTCCGCATGGGTTGGGGACGATCTATCACTCTAGTGAGTTACCCCAAGTCAGAGAGTCCCACAGAGGAAATTGTTACTTTCAATCGGGAAAACCCTTATCGGGGACTTTATACTTTTGAAACAGAGCAATCGAAATATTTTTTTGGACGCGAGCAAGCCGTTCGCATACTGATTTCCCGTCTAGTGGATAGCCGTTTTTTGGCTGTGATTGGCTACTCAGGGAGTGGCAAATCTTCTTTGCTGAAAGCGGGGTTGTTACCGCAACTCAAGCGCGATCGCCTCCCTGGAAGCAGTCAATGGGAAATCGCGTCTTTAACCCCTGGCGAGCATCCTTTAGGTAAACTACTAGAGGCTCTGACTCGACAACAGCAGCAGAATAAACCATATGTCCTGTTTATCGATCAGTTTGAGGAAGTCTTCACCCTTTGCCAAGACGATGAAGAACGAAAGTCTTTTATCCGCTTAGTCATAGAGCAAGTCAATACAGCTGAACGACACACACGGGTCATTATAGCGATTCGGGGAGATTTCTTAAACCGATGTGCTGAGTATCTAGATGTTGTCGCTCTGATCAATCGCGTTCCTCCGACGACCTATATGGTAACGCCAATGTCTTTGGTAGAGTTAGAGCAAGCAATTGAAAAACCTGCTCAATTGCATGGCGTGACTTTTGAGCCTGGTTTAGTGTCACTCATTTCCCAAGACATCGTTGGACAACCGGGAGCATTACCTCTATTACAATACGCTCTCAAGGAGTTATGGCGAGTTTGCATAGAGGAACCTGAGTCGTCGGAACCACTTTTAACTTGTAAAGGCTATGAGGAAATTGGTGGGGTTAAAGGAGCTTTAGACAAGCGAGCGACACTTCTGTATCAAAGTTTAACAAACGTAGATCAAACGTTTGTGCGTCGCTTGTTTATGGAGTTGGTGCAGTTGGGTGAAGCGCTGGAAGTGACGCGGCGGCGTGCTAGCTGGGAGAGATTACAGGCGATCGCAGATTCTCCACAACAACTGCAAAGGGTTGTGGGATTGCTGGCGGGTTCGCAACAACGCTTGATTATCACTGATGCTAGTACCGTAGAAGTGGCTCACGAAGCGCTTTTATCTGAGTGGAAATTACTCAATACTTGGATTGCTGAAAATCGTGAGAATATTCGTATCAGTCGCATTCTAGAGGAAGATTGCCAGGAGTGGGAGGATACGTTTCATAAGTCGGATGATGCGCTGTTGACTGGTGCGCGGTTAGCTGTGATTTCTCAATGGGTGGAAAAAACTCAGCCGCGACTGACGCCACAGGAAGCGGAGTTTTTACAGAAGAGTTTGGCAAAGCGCGACCAAGAAATTCAGGCAGAATTAGAACAGGAAAAACAACTGCGAGAACTTGCAGAAGCTCGGCAAAAAGAAGCGGAAGCGAGAGCCATAGCCGAAGTAGAAAAAGCGATAGCAGCAGAAGATAAAGCAAACGCTGAAGCAGCAAGAGCAAAAGAGGCTGAGGCAAGGGTTAAGTATCAAAAACAACGGACTGGACTGGCGATTACCGCTGCAACACTGGTGGTTTTCACTTTGGGATTGGGACTATTAGCACAACAACTCCAAGGGCATAAGAAACAACGGGAAGCAATTGCTTCTGGCGCATTAATTTCTAGATCTGAGCTACTTTTTGCTGCAGGTACTCAGTTGGAGTCAGTCATAGCAAGCGTCCGCGCGCTAAAGCTGTTGCAAGAGATTGGTGGAGGAGATGCTGACGCACTTAATCAACTTAAAGTCGTGATTGATGGCGTACAGGAACGCAATCGCATAGAGGGACACACAAATAGTGTTAACGGTGTCAGTTTCAGTCCGAAAGATGAACTGATTGTTTCTGGTAGTTCAGATCACACTTTAAAACTTTGGAAACCGAACGGAACTCCAGTGAAAACCCCTGCTCCAATGAAACATAATGGTTCAGTCTATACTGTGAATTTTAGTCCGAATGGCGAGTATATTGCCTCTGCCAGTGCCGATAAAACAGTTAAGCTCTGGAAAAAAGATGGCACTTTGCTCACTCCTCTCACAGGACATAATCACGAGGTAACTAGTGCAAATTTTAGTCCTGATAGTAAAACCATTATTTCTGCTAGTGAAGATGGGACTGTAAGACTTTGGGAAATAGATGGTATTTCACCAAAGGTTGCGCTCAAACCACCTACCATCCTCAAAGGACATAATGGGAAAGTCTGGGGCGCAGAATTCAGTCCTGATCGTCAACTCATTGCCTCTGCCGCTGATGATGGAATTAGAATTTGGACAAAAAATGGGACTTTTATCACTAATCTTAAAGGACATACTGCGGCAGTAAGATATGTAACTTTTGGTCGTAATAATAAAACGCTTATTTCTGTAAGTGAGGATAGAACAATCCGAAGTTGGAAACAGCAAACAAACCCAAAAAACTGGCAATCGGAACTTTTTACAAAAGAGGCTAACAAGTCTTACATAGTGAAACATAGTCCTAATTACCAATTTGTTGCTACTGCCCATCCAGATGGAACAATAAACATTTGGCAAGCTGATAATGGCACTAAAATCTCTACCCTAAGACGACACAAAGACGAAATTTTGGATTTGAGCTTTAGTCCTGATAGTAAATCTCTTGCCACTGTCAGCAGTGACCAAACTCTTAGGATATGG
- a CDS encoding CU044_2847 family protein, producing the protein MSEVQRIFFQADGELDQIDVDLTATEINPEIEEQDEGEGIEYKDVRIDPLAQMQQTRQMIRAYTAYALSAFKDFNAGEIEEVTLKFGIKMGGKAGIPYITEGSAESNLEIEVKCKFPERLKE; encoded by the coding sequence ATGTCAGAAGTGCAGCGTATATTTTTCCAAGCCGACGGAGAACTTGACCAGATTGATGTTGACCTCACGGCAACTGAAATCAATCCTGAAATTGAAGAGCAGGATGAAGGTGAAGGTATAGAATACAAGGATGTGCGGATAGATCCGCTTGCCCAAATGCAACAAACTCGCCAAATGATTCGAGCTTATACTGCCTATGCCCTCAGTGCTTTTAAAGACTTTAATGCAGGTGAGATTGAGGAGGTAACACTAAAATTTGGCATCAAGATGGGCGGAAAAGCTGGTATTCCTTATATTACCGAAGGTTCAGCAGAAAGTAATTTGGAAATAGAGGTCAAGTGTAAGTTTCCAGAGCGTTTAAAAGAGTAA
- a CDS encoding pentapeptide repeat-containing protein, translating to MNTQELGTPGDMAESGAEVSKAALEFMIALGLLASVPAAPVVAAGLSFVGITRKGLNLLRGTQEPNLEQWVAIAFPLAYIQSFDTLVQTNDWLRQKLQLLQQKNDDELSSQEVRQQLDQLGEFQLDKDLAEEALTYFPESKLGQALNQQLSIYLQQEFRINDEDKAAYLQQKVRINDEDKAAPIVDNYTASIVTGWVAWGTHECVKSLLKYEPENFVKPLSLTIAAAQETRVTKKYSGIESYLKEQISPNPSNPVLLERWKVIGEEFKIPDIYVPLKTQLVNSNGTPVDLENWAKNHLRNPDKNGQVMFIQGGPGRGKSVFCRMFADWVRQHLHPIWTPVLIRLRDIHAFYPDIKKTLRAAVNADFAESDDGWLTDSNTRFLFLLDGFDELRMEGRTTKGIEEFLQQVGNFQKSCQQNPQLGHRFLVTGRESALQGIERFIPPNLERVEISLMDDQLQQQWFSKWKQLFDKNLLDKKKDNAKAFQKFLQAQSCPERVQQLAKEPLLLYLLAAMHRDGQITDQMFEGVSSAKAKILIYQKTLDWVLTKQRPKDLNRELTTLETEGLRRILAEAGLCVTQTGGEFTLIKHIEERLKFDDDAKELLEEAQKRIGENPLRNALAAFYLRPTSATSEKEGAVEFVHKSFGEFLCAQRLRDSLVNWVSGEQRFGRWKYSTRKDQLEKEIYDLLGYGGLTQEIVDYLMALLVPDSEEKFQPTQFECLFERLKDFYHDWCEGRFINVHPKNPLDEEHQDNLPQNKMMQLQKYGSKLGLREVDIYTGLNVMILLLELHRYAQSSDELEDKIAFHPCGQQNTKDFDNQRLSCIISYSNSIAIGTFLRIAGVFLSGANLSDADLSNADLSGADLSGAILSGANLSGANLSGADLSGANLSGANLSGAILSGAILSGAILNDANLRSANLSGANLSGADLRSADLRSANLSRANLSGADLSRAIVSGANLSRANLSGAIVSGAILSGAILSGAILSRAILSRADLSGANLSRANLSDANLSDANLRSANLSGANLTNIIWNQDTKREDVRGLETAVNKPEAF from the coding sequence ATGAACACCCAGGAGTTAGGAACGCCTGGAGACATGGCGGAGTCTGGGGCAGAAGTTTCTAAAGCTGCTTTGGAATTCATGATTGCACTCGGTTTGCTTGCAAGTGTTCCAGCAGCACCAGTGGTAGCCGCGGGGCTATCATTTGTCGGAATTACCCGAAAAGGACTAAACTTACTTCGCGGCACCCAGGAGCCAAATTTAGAACAATGGGTAGCGATCGCCTTTCCTCTGGCTTACATACAAAGCTTTGATACCTTGGTTCAAACAAATGACTGGTTACGACAAAAATTACAACTATTACAACAAAAAAATGATGACGAGTTATCAAGTCAAGAGGTTAGGCAGCAACTTGACCAACTAGGAGAATTTCAATTAGATAAGGACCTAGCTGAGGAGGCATTAACCTATTTCCCCGAATCAAAGTTAGGACAAGCCTTAAATCAGCAACTATCCATTTACCTGCAACAAGAATTCAGAATTAACGACGAGGATAAAGCTGCTTACCTGCAACAAAAAGTCAGAATTAACGACGAGGATAAAGCTGCTCCAATTGTGGACAATTACACAGCTTCAATTGTGACAGGATGGGTAGCGTGGGGAACCCATGAATGTGTGAAGTCACTCCTGAAATACGAGCCAGAAAATTTTGTCAAGCCTCTAAGTTTAACGATAGCCGCAGCACAAGAAACAAGAGTAACCAAAAAATACAGCGGTATTGAATCTTACCTTAAGGAGCAGATATCACCCAATCCCAGTAACCCAGTGCTACTTGAACGGTGGAAGGTCATAGGTGAAGAGTTTAAGATTCCTGATATTTATGTACCCCTAAAAACTCAATTGGTAAATAGCAATGGTACCCCAGTTGATTTAGAAAATTGGGCAAAAAATCATCTGAGAAACCCTGACAAAAACGGTCAGGTAATGTTTATACAAGGGGGACCAGGACGCGGTAAGAGTGTCTTTTGTCGGATGTTTGCTGATTGGGTGCGTCAGCATCTTCATCCAATTTGGACACCTGTATTAATTCGATTGCGGGATATTCATGCTTTTTACCCAGATATTAAAAAAACTCTCCGCGCTGCTGTCAATGCAGATTTTGCTGAGAGTGACGACGGTTGGTTAACTGACTCCAATACTCGGTTTTTATTTTTACTAGATGGCTTCGATGAACTGCGGATGGAGGGGAGAACCACTAAAGGTATTGAAGAATTTCTCCAACAGGTGGGAAACTTTCAAAAAAGCTGTCAACAGAATCCCCAACTGGGACATCGGTTTTTAGTCACTGGCAGAGAGTCAGCTTTACAGGGCATTGAACGATTTATACCCCCAAATTTAGAGCGGGTAGAAATTTCGCTGATGGATGACCAACTCCAGCAGCAGTGGTTTAGTAAATGGAAACAATTGTTTGATAAAAATTTGCTTGATAAGAAGAAGGATAATGCTAAAGCTTTTCAAAAGTTTTTGCAAGCCCAAAGCTGTCCAGAACGAGTACAGCAGTTAGCAAAAGAACCTCTATTACTGTATCTTTTAGCAGCAATGCATCGGGATGGTCAAATCACAGACCAAATGTTTGAGGGGGTAAGCAGCGCGAAAGCTAAAATTCTGATTTATCAAAAGACATTGGATTGGGTACTCACAAAACAGCGTCCAAAAGACCTTAATCGTGAGCTCACAACATTAGAAACAGAAGGCTTACGGCGGATTCTTGCTGAAGCGGGTTTGTGTGTGACGCAAACGGGTGGAGAATTTACTTTAATAAAACATATTGAAGAGCGCCTAAAGTTTGATGATGACGCAAAAGAACTGCTGGAGGAAGCACAAAAACGCATTGGCGAAAACCCTTTGAGAAATGCACTAGCAGCGTTTTATCTGCGACCGACTTCTGCGACTAGCGAGAAGGAGGGAGCAGTCGAATTTGTACACAAAAGTTTTGGTGAATTTTTATGTGCCCAGCGCTTGAGAGACAGCCTAGTAAACTGGGTATCAGGAGAACAGCGCTTTGGACGCTGGAAATATTCCACCCGCAAAGACCAGCTAGAAAAAGAAATTTACGATTTACTGGGTTACGGTGGACTGACACAAGAAATTGTGGACTATCTCATGGCGTTGCTTGTGCCTGATAGTGAGGAGAAATTTCAGCCAACACAGTTTGAGTGCTTATTCGAGCGCTTGAAAGATTTTTATCATGACTGGTGTGAAGGAAGATTCATTAATGTACACCCGAAGAACCCTCTTGATGAGGAACACCAGGACAATCTGCCACAGAATAAAATGATGCAGCTGCAAAAGTATGGAAGCAAATTAGGACTGCGAGAAGTTGATATATATACTGGGCTAAATGTAATGATTTTACTCTTAGAATTACATCGTTATGCTCAGAGCAGCGATGAGTTAGAGGATAAAATCGCTTTTCACCCCTGCGGGCAACAAAACACTAAAGATTTTGATAACCAGCGATTGAGTTGCATCATTAGCTACAGCAATAGCATTGCCATTGGCACTTTTCTAAGGATAGCGGGTGTATTCCTCAGTGGCGCAAACCTCAGTGACGCAGACCTCAGTAACGCAGACCTCAGTGGCGCAGACCTTAGTGGCGCAATCCTCAGTGGCGCAAACCTCAGTGGCGCAAACCTCAGTGGCGCAGACCTTAGTGGCGCAAACCTCAGTGGCGCAAACCTCAGTGGCGCAATCCTCAGTGGCGCAATCCTCAGTGGCGCAATCCTCAATGACGCAAACCTTAGAAGCGCAAACCTCAGTGGCGCAAACCTCAGTGGCGCAGACCTCAGAAGCGCAGACCTCAGAAGCGCAAACCTCAGTCGCGCAAACCTCAGCGGCGCAGACCTCAGTCGCGCAATCGTCAGTGGCGCAAACCTCAGTCGCGCAAACCTCAGTGGCGCAATCGTCAGTGGCGCAATTCTCAGTGGCGCAATTCTCAGTGGCGCAATTCTCAGTCGCGCAATTCTCAGTCGCGCAGACCTCAGTGGCGCAAACCTCAGTCGCGCAAACCTCAGTGACGCAAACCTCAGTGACGCAAACCTCAGAAGCGCAAACCTCAGTGGCGCAAACCTCACAAACATTATTTGGAATCAGGATACGAAACGGGAAGATGTGCGAGGATTGGAGACAGCAGTTAATAAGCCCGAAGCCTTTTAA